In the Topomyia yanbarensis strain Yona2022 chromosome 3, ASM3024719v1, whole genome shotgun sequence genome, one interval contains:
- the LOC131687226 gene encoding major facilitator superfamily domain-containing protein 12-like has protein sequence MTEKSGLIERQYPQNGTAVPNHNYGATEEITTITPISEPTGPGGPGEGSTTVDSQMEKRSTLRIVEKIGFGLGHVYNDLCAGVWFSYTLLFMQGVLGMPAPEAGALVMLGQVGDAVATPIVGFVTDKYGTKRQWHIAGTFIVFLTFPMIFSLCPWCDVAPHWWEIVYFVIVILLFQFGWPIVQITHLAMIPELSRSQKDRSDLTAVRYSVSIVSNVVVYIVTWAVLRTRTTADNQIGAGDAYRFRDISLILTLVGVSMSVLFNFSLTFTGYEHRRHTSLQHNVIKASSKRERDLETQSLLHSDSVTPNAEITGPSGSVANNTVAATAKDDVVLRKPKKNFFKSPLLYQNALLYVFSRLFMTTSLVYMPLWLDERAFQPDPIQNNASVEHLATVPLVSFLASFIASVVLKFVNKYVGNSFMYFFGSSISLSVCTWIALSSDSATFSTIELLAIASLFGAGSSITMISSLCITADMIGKHADQGGFIYSAVTFTDKLITGVVVVVIESMKCKNRNDCPDYYRSVLAYACGTAAGLGCITLATLVCTSSRSRRRQQTR, from the exons atgacagaaaAGTCTGGTCTGATCGAACGTCAATATCCGCAAAATGGAACAGCCGTTCCGAATCACAACTATGGTGCAACTGAGGAAATAACTACTATCACACCGATAAGTGAACCTACCGGTCCTGGAGGGCCCGGCGAAGGTTCAACCACAGTTGATTCTCAGATGGAGAAACGATCGACGCTCAGAATAGTGGAGAAAATTGGCTTCGGTCTGGGTCACGTGTACAATGACCTGTGCGCTGGGGTGTGGTTCAGTTACACTTTACTGTTTATGCAAGGGGTCCTTGGAATGCCAGCGCCCGAGGCAGGTGCGCTGGTCATGCTTGGACAGGTGGGTGATGCTGTGGCCACACCCATTGTAGGATTTGTGACCGACAAATACGGTACCAAAAGACAGTGGCATATTGCAG GGACGTTCATTGTGTTCTTAACTTTTCCGATGATATTCTCGCTTTGTCCCTGGTGTGACGTTGCCCCACATTGGTGGGAAATAGTATACTTCGTTATTGTGATACTGTTGTTCCAATTTGGCTGGCCAATCGTCCAAATCACTCATCTAGCCATGATACCGGAACTGTCACGATCTCAGAAGGACCGATCAGATTTGACGGCTGTACGTTATTCGGTCTCCATCGTATCGAACGTAGTGGTCTACATTGTTACCTGGGCAGTACTGCGAACTCGTACAACTGCAGACAACCAGATTGGGGCCGGTGATGCCTATCGGTTCCGT GATATCTCATTGATACTAACCCTGGTCGGTGTTTCCATGTCCGTCCTTTTCAACTTCTCGCTCACCTTCACCGGGTACGAACATCGCAGGCACACCTCTTTGCAGCATAATGTCATCAAAGCCAGCAGCAAGCGGGAGCGAGATTTGGAGACACAAAGCCTACTGCACTCTGATAGTGTTACGCCAAATGCTGAAATTACCGGGCCTTCGGGTTCCGTCGCAAACAATACTGTTGCAGCAACTGCCAAAGATGATGTCGTATTGAGGAAACCGaagaaaaatttcttcaaatctCCGCTACTTTATCAAAATGCACTACT TTACGTTTTCTCGCGTCTCTTCATGACAACCTCGCTGGTCTACATGCCACTCTGGCTCGACGAACGCGCCTTTCAGCCGGATCCGATACAGAATAACGCCAGTGTGGAACACCTGGCAACCGTTCCGTTGGTGTCCTTCCTGGCATCTTTCATTGCATCGGTGGTGCTGAAATTCGTCAACAAGTACGTGGGGAATAGTTTCATGTATTTTTTCGGTTCGAGTATTAGCCTTAGCGTGTGCACGTGGATAGCATTGTCATCGGATTCGGCCACATTCAGCACCATCGAGCTGCTAGCTATCGCATCGTTGTTCGGCGCTGGCAGCTCGATCACGATGATCAGTAGTTTGTGCATTACTGCCGATATGATCGGGAAGCACGCCGACCAGGGAGGCTTCATCTATTCAGCCGTCACGTTCACCGATAAGCTCATTACTGGAGTTGTGGTGGTGGTCATTGAATCTAT gaAATGTAAGAATCGAAATGATTGCCCAGATTACTATCGAAGTGTTTTGGCGTACGCATGTGGAACGGCTGCAGGACTCGGATGCATTACGTTGGCTACACTAGTTTGTACCAGCTCCCGGTCCAGGCGACGGCAGCAAACACGATGA